The genomic stretch GGCCAGTGGCAACCCGAATAGATTTCCGGCTGCAGCTCCTCGATGCGGCGAATCGAATTCAGGTATTCCGGCACCTGCAGGTAAGTAGGGCAGAGGGCTGGGGCACCTTTCAGATCCAGATAAACCTCGCCGTGGATGGCATCTCCTGCGAAGAGAGCCCGGTGGCGTTTGTCCCAGAGGGCGAGATGGCCCTTGCTGTGGCCAGGGAGGTGGATCACCTCTACGATCCACCCGGGTGAGACTTCGATGAACTCACCACCATCGTAGACCACATCTACTGGCTGCGGTTTGCCCAGAGCGTTCATTATCCAGTCGCGGGTGTCATCGTCGTAAAAGTGCCCGTGCTTCGCTCGGTAGGCATCGTAACGCTCCGCATAGATCACGGCTGGGTCGGACACCTGCGCGGCATCCGCGCGCCCACAGCCAATTTTCGCCTGCGGAGCGATCTTTTTCATGTCAGCATTCCCCCCCTGATGGTCGAGATCGCAATGAGTGATGACGATATGGGT from Verrucomicrobiota bacterium encodes the following:
- a CDS encoding MBL fold metallo-hydrolase; amino-acid sequence: MSSTQTPVEEVFEGGYLIQAEVGGRPLSLPLLAGETGTVLLDTGCASDVEGVIVPALRAIGLSPANLTHIVITHCDLDHQGGNADMKKIAPQAKIGCGRADAAQVSDPAVIYAERYDAYRAKHGHFYDDDTRDWIMNALGKPQPVDVVYDGGEFIEVSPGWIVEVIHLPGHSKGHLALWDKRHRALFAGDAIHGEVYLDLKGAPALCPTYLQVPEYLNSIRRIEELQPEIYSGCHWPVYRGEEVSDFCRRSREFVEKAESAILETLKNSDDGMGLTELCHEVGPQLGDWPAEINHELCYAFNGHLKDLVQRGLVEEESDSFPVRYLSVQ